Proteins encoded within one genomic window of Spirulina major PCC 6313:
- the cysK gene encoding cysteine synthase A encodes MQIANNMTELVGRTPLVRLNRIPQAEGCVADIVVKLEGMNPAASVKDRIGVNMINAAEAAGEIEPGKTILVEPTSGNTGIALAMAAAAKGYQLILTMPETMSNERRAMLRAYGATLELTPGTGGMSACIRRAQQIMETTPNAYMLQQFRNDANPDIHRRTTAEEIWQDTEGQIDFLIAGVGTGGTITGVAEVMKQRKPEFKAIAVEPTGSPVLSGGNPGPHKIQGIGAGFVPEVLKVELIDEVVTVSDDQAIAYGRRLAREEGILSGISTGAALCAAIAIGKRPENKGKLIVMIQPSFGERYLSTPLFQDLDTPEVALVGAN; translated from the coding sequence ATGCAGATTGCAAACAATATGACTGAGTTAGTGGGGCGGACACCCCTCGTGCGTTTGAACCGTATTCCTCAGGCGGAAGGCTGTGTCGCGGATATTGTGGTCAAGCTTGAAGGCATGAATCCGGCGGCCTCGGTGAAGGATCGGATTGGGGTCAATATGATCAATGCGGCGGAAGCGGCGGGGGAGATTGAACCAGGCAAGACGATTTTAGTAGAACCCACGTCGGGAAATACTGGGATTGCGCTGGCGATGGCGGCGGCGGCGAAGGGGTATCAGTTGATTTTGACGATGCCGGAAACGATGAGTAATGAGCGTCGGGCGATGTTGCGGGCCTATGGGGCAACGTTGGAGCTAACGCCGGGCACGGGGGGAATGAGTGCCTGTATTCGGCGGGCGCAGCAGATTATGGAAACGACACCCAATGCTTATATGTTGCAGCAGTTCCGCAATGATGCGAATCCGGATATTCATCGGCGCACGACGGCGGAGGAGATTTGGCAGGATACGGAGGGCCAGATTGATTTCTTGATTGCGGGTGTGGGTACGGGGGGAACGATTACGGGGGTTGCGGAGGTGATGAAGCAGCGCAAGCCTGAGTTTAAGGCGATCGCTGTCGAACCCACGGGCAGCCCGGTCCTTTCAGGTGGGAATCCTGGCCCCCACAAAATCCAAGGGATTGGGGCGGGGTTTGTGCCGGAGGTGCTGAAGGTAGAACTGATTGATGAGGTGGTGACGGTGAGCGATGATCAGGCGATCGCTTACGGCCGACGACTAGCAAGGGAAGAGGGGATTCTCTCCGGAATCTCGACGGGGGCGGCGCTCTGTGCTGCGATCGCGATCGGGAAACGCCCGGAAAACAAAGGCAAGCTGATCGTTATGATTCAACCGAGCTTTGGAGAGCGTTACCTCAGCACGCCCCTGTTTCAAGACCTCGATACCCCTGAAGTCGCTCTCGTGGGCGCGAATTAA
- a CDS encoding RrF2 family transcriptional regulator: MELSCRTEYALLALLELAGHYPQQEPLQIKQIAAQQQIPERYLEQLLATLRRGGFVQSQRGAKGGYLLIQEPWKITLFDVVNCLDGTEHQKKEPLVETVESAVVEEIWQDVCGSVREVLKRYTLQDLSDKRDSRRQMNIMYYI; this comes from the coding sequence GTGGAACTTTCCTGTCGCACTGAATATGCTCTGCTCGCGTTATTGGAACTAGCGGGTCACTATCCACAACAAGAACCCTTACAAATCAAACAAATTGCCGCTCAACAACAGATCCCAGAGCGTTATCTTGAGCAATTATTAGCCACTCTTCGGCGGGGTGGGTTTGTTCAAAGTCAGCGCGGGGCAAAGGGTGGCTATTTATTGATTCAAGAGCCGTGGAAAATCACGCTATTTGATGTGGTGAATTGCCTGGACGGTACCGAGCATCAGAAAAAAGAGCCGCTGGTGGAGACGGTGGAAAGTGCCGTGGTTGAGGAGATTTGGCAGGATGTCTGTGGGAGTGTGCGTGAGGTGTTGAAACGCTACACATTACAAGATTTATCAGACAAACGTGACTCGCGACGACAGATGAATATCATGTACTATATTTAA